In Gopherus evgoodei ecotype Sinaloan lineage chromosome 10, rGopEvg1_v1.p, whole genome shotgun sequence, a single window of DNA contains:
- the BNIP2 gene encoding BCL2/adenovirus E1B 19 kDa protein-interacting protein 2 isoform X1, translated as MLNSSSHLTPYIQEVLTHQEFILATEARLRMEGVEFKEEWQDEDFPRPLPEDDNVEADMLAVTGQQGQHEVNGNKVRKKLMAPDISLTLDHSEESVLSDDLNESGEVDLDDLDTPSENSNEFEWEDDLPKPKTTEVMRKGSLPEYTAAEERDDGRRWRMFRIGEQDHRVDMKAIEPYKKVISHGGYYGDGLNAIVVFAVCFMPESGQPNYRYLMDNLFKYVVGTLELLVAENYMIVYLNGATTRRKMPSLGWLRKCYQQIDRRLRKNLKSLIIVHPSWFIRTLLAITKPFISSKFSQKIRYVFTLAELAELIPMEYVGIPECIKQYEEEKFRKKHKRIDQELDGKQEQKSEQ; from the exons ATGCTTAACAG CTCTTCTCATCTAACACCCTATATCCAAGAGGTTCTGACTCACCAGGAGTTCATATTAGCTACTGAGGCAAGGCTGAGGATGGAAGGTGTTGAATTTAAGGAAGAGTGGCAAGATGAAGATTTTCCAAG GCCCCTACCAGAGGATGATAATGTTGAAGCAGATATGCTAGCTGTAACTGGCCAACAAGGCCAGCATG AAGTGAATGGAAACAAAGTTAGGAAGAAACTAATGGCTCCAGATATTAGCTTAACACTGGATCACAGCGAGGAATCGGTGTTGTCTGATGATTTAAATGAGAGTGGGGAGGTCGATTTGGATGATTTAGATACTCCATCTGAGAACAGTAATGAGTTTGAATGGGAAG ATGATCTTCCAAAACCAAAAACTACTGAAGTAATGAGAAAAGGATCGCTTCCTGAATACACTGCTGCAGAGGAGAGAGATGACGGGCGACGCTGGCGTATGTTCAGGATTGGAGAACAGGATCACAGGGTAGACATGAAGGCAATTGAACCCTATAAAAAAGTTATCAGCCATGGAG gTTATTATGGTGATGGGTTAAATGCTATTGTTGTGTTTGCTGTTTGCTTTATGCCTGAAAGCGGTCAGCCTAACTACAGATATCTAATGGATAATCTATTTAA ATATGTTGTTGGCACTTTAGAACTGTTAGTAGCAGAGAACTATATGATAGTTTATTTAAATGGTGCTACAACACGGAGAAAAATGCCAAGTTTAGGCTGGCTCAGGAAATGTTACCAGCAAATTGATAGAAG GTTAAGGAAAAACCTGAAATCGTTAATAATAGTTCATCCTTCTTGGTTTATCAGAACACTTCTGGCCATCACAAAACCTTTTATTAG CTCAAAATTCAGCCAAAAAATTAGATATGTCTTTACCCTGGCAGAGCTCGCTGAACTCATCCCCATGGAATACGTTGGCATACCAGAGTGCATAAAACA GTATGAAGAAGAAAAGTTTAGAAAGAAACACAAAAG
- the BNIP2 gene encoding BCL2/adenovirus E1B 19 kDa protein-interacting protein 2 isoform X3 gives MLNSSSHLTPYIQEVLTHQEFILATEARLRMEGVEFKEEWQDEDFPRPLPEDDNVEADMLAVTGQQGQHEVNGNKVRKKLMAPDISLTLDHSEESVLSDDLNESGEVDLDDLDTPSENSNEFEWEDDLPKPKTTEVMRKGSLPEYTAAEERDDGRRWRMFRIGEQDHRVDMKAIEPYKKVISHGGYYGDGLNAIVVFAVCFMPESGQPNYRYLMDNLFKYVVGTLELLVAENYMIVYLNGATTRRKMPSLGWLRKCYQQIDRSSKFSQKIRYVFTLAELAELIPMEYVGIPECIKQYEEEKFRKKHKRIDQELDGKQEQKSEQ, from the exons ATGCTTAACAG CTCTTCTCATCTAACACCCTATATCCAAGAGGTTCTGACTCACCAGGAGTTCATATTAGCTACTGAGGCAAGGCTGAGGATGGAAGGTGTTGAATTTAAGGAAGAGTGGCAAGATGAAGATTTTCCAAG GCCCCTACCAGAGGATGATAATGTTGAAGCAGATATGCTAGCTGTAACTGGCCAACAAGGCCAGCATG AAGTGAATGGAAACAAAGTTAGGAAGAAACTAATGGCTCCAGATATTAGCTTAACACTGGATCACAGCGAGGAATCGGTGTTGTCTGATGATTTAAATGAGAGTGGGGAGGTCGATTTGGATGATTTAGATACTCCATCTGAGAACAGTAATGAGTTTGAATGGGAAG ATGATCTTCCAAAACCAAAAACTACTGAAGTAATGAGAAAAGGATCGCTTCCTGAATACACTGCTGCAGAGGAGAGAGATGACGGGCGACGCTGGCGTATGTTCAGGATTGGAGAACAGGATCACAGGGTAGACATGAAGGCAATTGAACCCTATAAAAAAGTTATCAGCCATGGAG gTTATTATGGTGATGGGTTAAATGCTATTGTTGTGTTTGCTGTTTGCTTTATGCCTGAAAGCGGTCAGCCTAACTACAGATATCTAATGGATAATCTATTTAA ATATGTTGTTGGCACTTTAGAACTGTTAGTAGCAGAGAACTATATGATAGTTTATTTAAATGGTGCTACAACACGGAGAAAAATGCCAAGTTTAGGCTGGCTCAGGAAATGTTACCAGCAAATTGATAGAAG CTCAAAATTCAGCCAAAAAATTAGATATGTCTTTACCCTGGCAGAGCTCGCTGAACTCATCCCCATGGAATACGTTGGCATACCAGAGTGCATAAAACA GTATGAAGAAGAAAAGTTTAGAAAGAAACACAAAAG
- the BNIP2 gene encoding BCL2/adenovirus E1B 19 kDa protein-interacting protein 2 isoform X4, whose translation MEGVEFKEEWQDEDFPRPLPEDDNVEADMLAVTGQQGQHEVNGNKVRKKLMAPDISLTLDHSEESVLSDDLNESGEVDLDDLDTPSENSNEFEWEDDLPKPKTTEVMRKGSLPEYTAAEERDDGRRWRMFRIGEQDHRVDMKAIEPYKKVISHGGYYGDGLNAIVVFAVCFMPESGQPNYRYLMDNLFKYVVGTLELLVAENYMIVYLNGATTRRKMPSLGWLRKCYQQIDRRLRKNLKSLIIVHPSWFIRTLLAITKPFISSKFSQKIRYVFTLAELAELIPMEYVGIPECIKQYEEEKFRKKHKRIDQELDGKQEQKSEQ comes from the exons ATGGAAGGTGTTGAATTTAAGGAAGAGTGGCAAGATGAAGATTTTCCAAG GCCCCTACCAGAGGATGATAATGTTGAAGCAGATATGCTAGCTGTAACTGGCCAACAAGGCCAGCATG AAGTGAATGGAAACAAAGTTAGGAAGAAACTAATGGCTCCAGATATTAGCTTAACACTGGATCACAGCGAGGAATCGGTGTTGTCTGATGATTTAAATGAGAGTGGGGAGGTCGATTTGGATGATTTAGATACTCCATCTGAGAACAGTAATGAGTTTGAATGGGAAG ATGATCTTCCAAAACCAAAAACTACTGAAGTAATGAGAAAAGGATCGCTTCCTGAATACACTGCTGCAGAGGAGAGAGATGACGGGCGACGCTGGCGTATGTTCAGGATTGGAGAACAGGATCACAGGGTAGACATGAAGGCAATTGAACCCTATAAAAAAGTTATCAGCCATGGAG gTTATTATGGTGATGGGTTAAATGCTATTGTTGTGTTTGCTGTTTGCTTTATGCCTGAAAGCGGTCAGCCTAACTACAGATATCTAATGGATAATCTATTTAA ATATGTTGTTGGCACTTTAGAACTGTTAGTAGCAGAGAACTATATGATAGTTTATTTAAATGGTGCTACAACACGGAGAAAAATGCCAAGTTTAGGCTGGCTCAGGAAATGTTACCAGCAAATTGATAGAAG GTTAAGGAAAAACCTGAAATCGTTAATAATAGTTCATCCTTCTTGGTTTATCAGAACACTTCTGGCCATCACAAAACCTTTTATTAG CTCAAAATTCAGCCAAAAAATTAGATATGTCTTTACCCTGGCAGAGCTCGCTGAACTCATCCCCATGGAATACGTTGGCATACCAGAGTGCATAAAACA GTATGAAGAAGAAAAGTTTAGAAAGAAACACAAAAG
- the BNIP2 gene encoding BCL2/adenovirus E1B 19 kDa protein-interacting protein 2 isoform X2 — protein MLNSSSHLTPYIQEVLTHQEFILATEARLRMEGVEFKEEWQDEDFPRPLPEDDNVEADMLAVTGQQGQHEVNGNKVRKKLMAPDISLTLDHSEESVLSDDLNESGEVDLDDLDTPSENSNEFEWEDDLPKPKTTEVMRKGSLPEYTAAEERDDGRRWRMFRIGEQDHRVDMKAIEPYKKVISHGGYYGDGLNAIVVFAVCFMPESGQPNYRYLMDNLFKYVVGTLELLVAENYMIVYLNGATTRRKMPSLGWLRKCYQQIDRRLRKNLKSLIIVHPSWFIRTLLAITKPFISSKFSQKIRYVFTLAELAELIPMEYVGIPECIKQIDQELDGKQEQKSEQ, from the exons ATGCTTAACAG CTCTTCTCATCTAACACCCTATATCCAAGAGGTTCTGACTCACCAGGAGTTCATATTAGCTACTGAGGCAAGGCTGAGGATGGAAGGTGTTGAATTTAAGGAAGAGTGGCAAGATGAAGATTTTCCAAG GCCCCTACCAGAGGATGATAATGTTGAAGCAGATATGCTAGCTGTAACTGGCCAACAAGGCCAGCATG AAGTGAATGGAAACAAAGTTAGGAAGAAACTAATGGCTCCAGATATTAGCTTAACACTGGATCACAGCGAGGAATCGGTGTTGTCTGATGATTTAAATGAGAGTGGGGAGGTCGATTTGGATGATTTAGATACTCCATCTGAGAACAGTAATGAGTTTGAATGGGAAG ATGATCTTCCAAAACCAAAAACTACTGAAGTAATGAGAAAAGGATCGCTTCCTGAATACACTGCTGCAGAGGAGAGAGATGACGGGCGACGCTGGCGTATGTTCAGGATTGGAGAACAGGATCACAGGGTAGACATGAAGGCAATTGAACCCTATAAAAAAGTTATCAGCCATGGAG gTTATTATGGTGATGGGTTAAATGCTATTGTTGTGTTTGCTGTTTGCTTTATGCCTGAAAGCGGTCAGCCTAACTACAGATATCTAATGGATAATCTATTTAA ATATGTTGTTGGCACTTTAGAACTGTTAGTAGCAGAGAACTATATGATAGTTTATTTAAATGGTGCTACAACACGGAGAAAAATGCCAAGTTTAGGCTGGCTCAGGAAATGTTACCAGCAAATTGATAGAAG GTTAAGGAAAAACCTGAAATCGTTAATAATAGTTCATCCTTCTTGGTTTATCAGAACACTTCTGGCCATCACAAAACCTTTTATTAG CTCAAAATTCAGCCAAAAAATTAGATATGTCTTTACCCTGGCAGAGCTCGCTGAACTCATCCCCATGGAATACGTTGGCATACCAGAGTGCATAAAACA